A section of the Deinococcus cellulosilyticus NBRC 106333 = KACC 11606 genome encodes:
- the sdhC gene encoding succinate dehydrogenase, cytochrome b556 subunit — protein sequence MIGGYRGKEGQWAFVLHRISGLAILLYLLLHILSIGSIAISRDAYEAVHAVESHWLFSMGLVFVTAGVLYHALNGLRIIFMDFAGWGVKIQRELFYVVLVISAIGGILTGVLTLMRVLAEHGG from the coding sequence ATGATCGGAGGGTATCGAGGCAAGGAAGGACAGTGGGCATTTGTCCTGCACCGCATTTCGGGGCTGGCCATCCTGCTGTACCTGCTTTTACACATCCTCTCCATCGGGTCGATTGCCATCAGCAGAGACGCCTACGAGGCTGTGCATGCTGTGGAAAGCCACTGGCTATTCTCGATGGGTCTGGTGTTTGTGACCGCTGGCGTGCTGTACCACGCCCTGAACGGACTGCGCATCATCTTCATGGATTTCGCAGGCTGGGGCGTCAAGATTCAGCGCGAGCTGTTCTATGTTGTGCTGGTGATCAGTGCCATCGGTGGAATCCTGACCGGCGTGCTGACCCTGATGCGTGTGCTGGCTGAACACGGAGGTTGA
- a CDS encoding protein kinase domain-containing protein, translating into MVWLILIFVVSGVLWYRTSERVLALALAVITLLFVTYLVSFSTVERALTPALIASFLIGTSFYVTKFVPVKGPNRKQRRKPRARLVRQGGELQLNIRGYQILERIGEGGMAVVHLARRLEDEKLVAIKVPLEKHFGDNKVLRRFVQEAATLKRLEHPNIVRVFDYNADTQPFYMIMEYVKGQSLEGYMLSQPVSVPSVLNISRAVCDALRYIHSQGLVHRDVKPSNIMLMRDQITQGDIESYQVRLMDFGIAVGQAVSRLSVGAGRVGTPIYMSPEQAKGGSVDARSDIYSLGMVMYEMAAGRTPFAGSYDVVVHQQVFDVPTPPRQYNVRIPISLNDLIMRMLEKDPANRPTLDEVLRLIDSGDLVDNSIPSLPSTLVVVTNSGQNFIRVLDTQGNLLQGLGNMESGVLPTIPVACHYLPDGNLLVGVVDYKTANAPMLRILNSEMELVGGFAPYGLKEGNLLNLVSVAVTPSKRIYALDLDTCMVQEYTLEGEMVRKFGGRGDGQGTFREPRMIAANDEFVFVLDTQLREVQRFSPDGTYISRVAFKQSKDAQALQTLDGVGVDLKGNVLVSDASSSRIRVMSPAGKPVSAVLIDPWHGEPSGELMIDVDHEGHIYAARKGGQLIRKYSADGQLMGMLDALAPVLAFSVRRTVPVSVKA; encoded by the coding sequence ATGGTTTGGTTGATCCTGATTTTTGTTGTGAGTGGTGTGCTGTGGTACCGGACGTCAGAACGCGTTCTGGCCCTGGCCCTGGCAGTGATCACTCTGCTCTTCGTCACCTACCTGGTCAGTTTCAGTACGGTTGAGCGTGCGCTCACTCCGGCTTTGATTGCCAGCTTCCTGATTGGCACCAGCTTTTACGTGACAAAGTTTGTGCCAGTGAAAGGACCGAACCGAAAACAGCGGCGGAAACCCAGAGCGCGACTGGTCCGCCAGGGCGGGGAACTGCAACTGAACATCCGGGGTTACCAGATCCTGGAACGCATCGGAGAAGGGGGGATGGCTGTGGTTCATCTGGCCAGACGCCTGGAAGATGAGAAACTCGTTGCCATCAAGGTTCCTCTGGAAAAACACTTTGGGGACAACAAAGTGCTGCGCCGTTTTGTGCAGGAGGCCGCCACCCTCAAGCGACTGGAGCATCCCAACATCGTGCGGGTCTTTGACTACAATGCTGACACCCAGCCCTTTTACATGATCATGGAGTACGTCAAAGGCCAGTCCCTTGAGGGGTACATGCTCTCCCAGCCGGTCAGTGTGCCTTCTGTGCTGAACATCTCACGGGCGGTGTGTGATGCCCTGCGCTACATCCACTCACAGGGTCTGGTGCACCGGGATGTGAAGCCCTCCAACATCATGTTGATGCGCGACCAGATCACCCAGGGGGACATCGAGTCCTACCAGGTGCGCCTGATGGACTTCGGCATTGCTGTGGGTCAGGCGGTTTCCCGTCTGAGCGTGGGAGCGGGTCGTGTTGGGACCCCGATCTACATGAGCCCTGAGCAGGCCAAGGGGGGCAGTGTCGATGCCCGCAGTGACATCTACAGCCTTGGAATGGTCATGTACGAAATGGCTGCCGGACGCACCCCATTTGCTGGAAGCTACGATGTGGTGGTGCACCAGCAGGTGTTTGATGTGCCCACCCCACCCCGCCAGTACAATGTGCGGATTCCCATCTCCCTGAACGACCTGATCATGCGCATGCTGGAAAAGGACCCCGCCAACCGTCCCACGCTGGATGAGGTTCTGCGTCTGATTGATTCGGGAGATCTGGTGGACAACTCCATCCCCAGCCTGCCCAGCACACTGGTGGTGGTCACCAACAGCGGCCAGAATTTCATTCGTGTTCTGGACACCCAGGGGAACCTCCTGCAGGGGCTCGGAAACATGGAGTCTGGTGTGTTGCCCACCATTCCTGTGGCCTGCCATTACCTGCCAGATGGGAACCTCCTGGTTGGGGTGGTGGATTACAAAACCGCCAATGCTCCGATGTTGCGCATTCTGAACAGCGAAATGGAACTCGTGGGCGGATTTGCTCCTTACGGCCTGAAAGAGGGGAACCTGCTGAACCTTGTTTCCGTGGCTGTTACGCCCAGCAAACGCATTTACGCTCTGGATCTGGACACCTGCATGGTGCAGGAGTACACCCTGGAAGGGGAGATGGTCCGCAAGTTCGGGGGCCGTGGAGATGGGCAGGGCACTTTCCGTGAACCACGCATGATCGCTGCCAACGATGAGTTTGTGTTCGTGCTGGACACCCAGCTTCGCGAGGTCCAGCGGTTCAGTCCTGATGGGACCTACATTTCCAGGGTGGCTTTCAAACAGTCCAAGGACGCTCAGGCCCTCCAGACCCTGGATGGTGTTGGTGTGGACCTCAAGGGCAATGTGCTGGTCAGCGATGCCAGCAGCAGCCGCATTCGCGTCATGAGCCCGGCTGGAAAACCTGTTTCTGCTGTCCTGATCGATCCCTGGCACGGTGAGCCTTCCGGTGAACTGATGATTGATGTGGACCACGAGGGGCACATTTACGCTGCCCGCAAAGGTGGACAGCTGATCCGCAAGTACTCTGCCGATGGGCAACTGATGGGCATGCTGGACGCCCTGGCCCCTGTGCTGGCGTTCAGTGTGCGCAGGACGGTTCCTGTGTCGGTCAAAGCCTGA
- the speD gene encoding adenosylmethionine decarboxylase, translating to MELFGFGPHLMIDGYHAASEKLEDAALLEDILRDLPRAIDMTVVLPPAVTEYQGLTEDDSGYTGVVIIAESHIAIHTFPRRGFVSVDIFSCKEFDAQHALNYLVEKLDIGRYDTHFINRGKEFPKDLSVVEKILSGEREYLAARLA from the coding sequence TTGGAACTGTTCGGCTTCGGACCCCACTTGATGATCGATGGTTATCACGCCGCCTCTGAAAAACTGGAAGACGCAGCCCTCCTGGAGGACATCCTGCGAGACCTTCCCCGGGCAATCGACATGACTGTGGTGCTGCCTCCCGCTGTGACCGAATACCAGGGCCTCACCGAAGACGACTCGGGATACACCGGCGTCGTGATCATTGCAGAATCGCACATTGCGATTCACACCTTCCCCAGACGCGGCTTTGTCAGCGTCGACATCTTCTCCTGCAAAGAATTTGACGCCCAGCATGCCCTGAATTATCTCGTTGAGAAACTGGACATCGGACGATACGACACCCACTTCATCAACAGAGGCAAAGAGTTTCCCAAAGACCTTTCCGTGGTGGAAAAAATCCTCTCCGGAGAACGGGAATACCTCGCTGCACGTCTGGCTTGA
- a CDS encoding succinate dehydrogenase hydrophobic membrane anchor subunit, whose amino-acid sequence MIRAKRFEDAKAQATGNAELFWWVFMRVSGIVLMFLVLGHIYMTFISVPESQSASYETIVTKLQQPVWKLYDWLIMVLAGLHGVNGARYVMEDYLPNKSTRFWVKAIFYTIVGVIFVWGTIGLYTFKPEL is encoded by the coding sequence ATGATTCGCGCGAAACGTTTTGAAGACGCCAAGGCCCAGGCCACCGGCAACGCTGAACTGTTCTGGTGGGTGTTCATGCGCGTCAGTGGAATCGTGCTGATGTTCCTGGTGCTTGGCCACATCTACATGACCTTCATCTCCGTTCCTGAGTCCCAGTCTGCCAGTTACGAGACCATTGTCACCAAACTCCAGCAGCCTGTCTGGAAGCTGTACGACTGGCTGATCATGGTGCTCGCGGGTCTGCACGGTGTGAACGGTGCCCGTTACGTCATGGAAGACTACCTTCCCAACAAGAGCACCCGGTTCTGGGTCAAAGCCATCTTCTACACCATCGTCGGTGTGATCTTCGTGTGGGGCACCATCGGCCTTTACACCTTCAAGCCCGAGCTTTAA
- the pyrH gene encoding UMP kinase has protein sequence MAYKRVLLKLSGEFLSAENGFGISHEATTALAREIKAARDATGVELAIVVGAGNLWRGARNGEGMDPATADYMGMIATVMNAIALQDALEQAGQPTRVQTAITMSQVAEPYIRRRAIRHLEKGRVVIFGAGTGNPFFTTDTTATLRALEVGAEVVLMAKNKVDGVYSDDPRKNPDAYKIDSISHREVVARGLQVMDATALTLCQDKGLPLVVFDIFAEGNLVRLLSGEKVGTFISSAE, from the coding sequence ATGGCGTACAAGAGGGTACTCCTTAAGTTGTCCGGCGAATTTCTGTCTGCCGAAAATGGATTTGGGATTTCCCACGAGGCCACCACGGCCCTGGCCCGCGAGATCAAGGCGGCCAGAGACGCCACAGGTGTGGAACTGGCCATCGTGGTCGGTGCAGGCAACCTGTGGCGTGGGGCACGCAATGGTGAGGGCATGGACCCTGCCACTGCCGACTACATGGGCATGATCGCCACAGTGATGAACGCCATCGCCCTGCAAGACGCTCTGGAGCAGGCCGGTCAGCCCACCCGTGTGCAAACCGCCATCACCATGAGCCAGGTCGCTGAGCCCTACATCCGCCGCCGTGCCATTCGTCATCTGGAAAAGGGCCGCGTGGTGATTTTCGGTGCTGGCACCGGGAACCCCTTCTTCACCACCGACACCACCGCCACCCTGCGTGCGCTGGAAGTCGGGGCAGAAGTGGTCCTGATGGCCAAAAACAAAGTCGATGGGGTCTATTCTGACGACCCCCGCAAGAACCCCGATGCCTACAAAATCGACAGCATCTCCCACCGCGAAGTGGTCGCCCGTGGCCTGCAGGTGATGGACGCCACTGCCCTGACCCTCTGTCAGGACAAAGGGCTGCCACTGGTGGTCTTTGACATCTTCGCTGAAGGCAACCTCGTGCGCCTCCTCAGTGGTGAAAAAGTCGGGACCTTCATTTCCAGCGCAGAGTGA
- the hemB gene encoding porphobilinogen synthase: MDLTYRPRRLRSSHSIREIVRETTLEPRHLLYPMFIEEGEGVKTPVAAMPGIHRYSIDLAIEHAREAWNLGIKGVALFPAIPNGLKDKYGSESHNPEGLFARTIRAFKKELPELLLITDVALDPYSSDGHDGIVSEAGEILNDETVEVLIKMALTQAAAGADIVAPSDMMDGRIGALRAALDEAGFERVMIMSYSTKYASAYYGPFRTALDSAPKMGDKKTYQMNPASGYREALRESSLDEAEGADFLMVKPALAYLDVLRVVRDNTQLPVVAYNVSGEYAMVKAAAQAGYIDEQRIVLETLTSMRRAGADAILTYHALDVARWLKS; the protein is encoded by the coding sequence ATGGATTTGACCTACCGTCCCCGCCGCCTGCGTTCTAGCCACAGCATCCGTGAAATCGTGCGTGAGACCACGCTGGAACCCCGTCATTTGCTCTACCCCATGTTCATTGAAGAAGGGGAGGGAGTGAAGACTCCCGTGGCTGCCATGCCCGGGATTCACCGTTACTCGATCGATCTGGCAATTGAGCATGCCAGAGAGGCCTGGAATCTGGGCATCAAAGGGGTGGCCCTGTTTCCTGCAATTCCAAATGGTCTGAAAGACAAATACGGCTCCGAAAGCCACAATCCTGAAGGCCTCTTTGCCCGCACCATCCGGGCGTTTAAGAAAGAACTTCCTGAGCTTCTGTTGATCACGGATGTGGCTCTGGACCCTTATTCTTCTGACGGTCACGATGGAATTGTCTCTGAAGCAGGGGAGATCCTCAACGATGAAACAGTTGAGGTGCTGATCAAGATGGCCCTGACGCAGGCCGCAGCAGGTGCAGACATTGTGGCCCCTTCAGACATGATGGATGGGCGCATTGGTGCTTTAAGGGCTGCACTCGATGAGGCAGGCTTTGAGCGGGTCATGATCATGTCCTACTCAACCAAGTATGCCTCTGCATACTATGGGCCTTTCAGAACAGCGCTGGACAGTGCACCCAAGATGGGAGACAAAAAGACCTACCAGATGAATCCTGCGTCGGGATACCGTGAGGCCCTGAGGGAGTCCAGCCTCGATGAAGCCGAGGGTGCGGACTTCCTGATGGTCAAACCCGCACTGGCTTACCTGGACGTTTTGCGCGTTGTGCGGGACAACACGCAACTTCCGGTGGTGGCTTACAACGTGTCCGGTGAGTATGCCATGGTCAAGGCCGCTGCCCAGGCCGGATACATCGATGAACAGCGCATTGTTCTGGAGACCCTGACCAGCATGAGAAGGGCCGGAGCGGACGCCATCCTGACTTATCACGCGCTGGACGTAGCCCGGTGGTTAAAATCGTAA